The window AGCCTAATACTGGAGAATTCGATATTAATCTTATTAGAGGTTGCTATCAATGACCATATCGATCAACTTAGTTGCATCCAGCTGACCACAGGACACGCCCAACAGAGCCGAGGTGTAGTAACTCTTTCCAATAACCTAGCAAAACCCTCCTTCCTTACCTAGTGAGCACACACTGCAAAACAAATGTGTGCTCAGCATTTAAGTTCGTCAAAGCTAAGCTAAGATGTGGCAGGAAATTTTATGGGGGGATAACTTGCACAATTTCTAGACCTTTGGTTCTATAATTCCATGTAATGAATAAGATGTATGACCCATGAGTGTTTTAGTTCCCTCCGATTCCTAATAATGCAATTGGGTCTGTCCTCTCTCGCATAGTGTAGTATTGcaaatgtgagaattgcgttgGTAGGTAATCTATAAATACGATTGATAGTTTTAGGGCATATCTTGACTTGTGATAATAAacggagttgaaggctttcaaattttttagtataaataaaatagtagccaaaaaaaaaagtgcacaTATTCTATGATAACATTGGTTAACATTTGTTGTGAAAAGTATCTAAATGGAAGATAAATTCGGGAAAAAGAGCCTGCATATGATCACATTGGTTAATAGTTGCCGTGAAAATGATCTAAATGGAAggcaaaagatgaaaaaaagCAACATAGGAAACAGATCAcaaatgaaaaagggaaaaatttatTCGAGGCCAATGTTAATACATGCATTTAACTGCCGATCTCTCCTGTTCCATCCCCAGTATTACAAATCCTGTGGTCCTCTTGAACGCTCTCCCTATTCAAATCAATGAATGCCTATTTCTATTCATAACGAGATTAAGCTGTGTATGGAGCGGGCAATGGCAACTTCTCCACAATTCCACCGCACAACGGCTGGTTGTCAGGAAGGTTGTATTCATCTCTCAAGGAGCGTGCAGGGGATAAGACACTGAAATAGAGTTGCTGGCCTAGGTAAGCTCTATGCTGCATTTCTGACCTCAAGTTCCACATTCCAGCATTATCAAGAGTTGTCATGATGGCTGCCCAGGATCCTGGGTAAACTTGAACGTTGTGCCTGCTTATGGCATCAAGGAGGTTGTAGTTTTTCCTCTTCTCCGGGCTCCATGTTCCCGGTTCAACTGCCACTGCAAAGAAGGAGTAGCCATCAAGATTGTATGTCTGGATGGTCTTCTCGTGGTTCTCAAAGATGATCTCCACGAAGTTGCGGAAAGTAGCGTTCACCACACTTGGGGCGATGATCGGCGCTGGGGTGTTGACTGCCGATCCGTCATCCTTGACAAGGTTATATTGGAACAGCTTGTCAGCGACACCAAAATACTCTGCATGCTTCAATGGAGTTGGGGTGTCTATGTGGGAGACACCGTTGATCGCATAACGAAGCTTTCCCCCAACACGAGACTCAGAGTTGACGAGCTTAATGGTGCGAGTGATGTTGATTTGGCCATAATGGTAGGAGCCTTGAGGATTGGGACGAGCAGCACTGGCAGTGAGATTCCATCGGAATGAGCGGAACTGATTCATGGACCATGCAATGCCTGCTGAGCCTACCGGTGGGGAAGGTGGGAGCTCAGGAGAGGCAGGGCCTTTCCCGTTGGTGTAACGGATGATGCCTACCGAGGAGAGTGGCGCCTGGATGAACCTGCTGGAAGCTACAAAATAGTAGTCCTTGGGCTCTTTGTCGGCGGTGACCAAGACAGAAAGGCACTGGCCAACGTGAACGTCAAGGGAATCGAAATCATACTGGACGGTGTGAGAACCCTCTATCTCTACGAGTTTCAAGGGGTGGCCTTGGATCCTGAAGTTGATGGAGGTTTTCAACCCTACGTTGCACACCCGATATCTGTAGGTCTTTCCAGGCTCCATGGTGAAAAGGGGCTCAACATTGTCACCCACCTTGGCAGATTTGCCATTGATTTGAATGCCGTCGGGCCTGCCAAGTGATCGACCGCTGTCCAACATGTTCTTCAAGGCCTTGTGGCCTTTGGTGTACCAGTCGCCAACTAGAACGTTGTACTCATCTGCAGGCCAGTCAAAAGGAACGGGGATGAGGTCACGACTGTGGACGTTCAGAGGACCCATGCCACCGGCCGCCTTTTGCAAGCCTACAGTAGGGTAGTAGAAATAGCTTCCAATCTGATCCTTGACTTGGAAATGATAGGTGTAGTTCTGTCCGGGCAAAATTGGGCACATTGTACCCAAGGTGCCATCCTGCCAAGAGTTCTTCCTCTGCTGGACTCCTGCCCAGGTCAAAAGCAATGGCTCGTCTAGTTGATTGAAGACATTGACGACAATGTTGTTGTTGGAAGTGCAATTTATCCTAGGCCCTGGGAACTGTCCATTGATAAGGATACCCTGTTGAGGGACACCCAAAGGAGCTATCGTGCCGTATGTGACCTTCCAATCGAAGAAAAGATACGGATCTTCTGCTTGCACCAACAAGGCCCCAGCAGAGAGGCAGAGCAACAAAGCCACCAAGGTCACTCTTTCCATGGCTTCTCTCTGCTCTCCCGACTCTTGtacactccttttttttttattttttgtattagGAAGAAGAATGAGATATTTCTTCTTCCTGCTACAGCTTGGAATGTTTTGATTTGCAAGTAAACAATAATGCCTTATATAGAGACCAATGCACAAGTTAAAACCGTTGAAGTTTTACGTAAAAATAAATCTCTTGGTCCAGACTCATACTGTTTCCGAATGTCACGCCTTGCCTTTCACTTTTTccgttctttcttccttttttgggTAAAATTTCCATTCCTTCTTTCACCCTAAAATTACTCTCCTTCACACAAAATCATTAATCTCTCACCTTTGCGTCTTTTCTCTAACTTTCGCGCGAATGGACTGGGTCTATAACCAACTTTGGTAACATTGCTCGCCTTCTTCCTCGAATTTTTGTGAATTGTAGTTGTGGTCTCTAATGTTTAGACCGTGTAATAAATTAGCCCCAATGTTTCGTTTCGATCAAAATAAATTTAGTTTCTAAAGTTTGTCATTTTAGGAAGATTTAGGACAACTAACGAAAATATAACAATGACTAACGGTCAATAATCAAGTTGCCATTAGTTAACAACTTTGATTTTGCACTTTTGGTCTCCGatattttgatttcaaattgttatattttcataATATTTAAATAGTGATAGTATTAAATGGATAATAAGAATTATAATTAAACTTCTtctcttcatttttttaatttttatttcatttattcattgtATTAATATATCATATGTTGCCTTTCTTTTGCATGGTTAGTCTTAAATTTGGCAttttatatatacatacatacatacatgttTGCATTAAACTAAATTGGCGAGAGAtaacagaaaatgtaaatctCTATAAACAGCAGATATTTGCATTAAAATATACCTTACTTAGAAAAATACAATCTCCTCAAATTTGATGGAAGAAAAGGTATCTATGGCCTTTAATTTTAGCAAGCAACATGTTGACTAACTGCATTAATGACTCATGTGTTGCTTTGGATTTTTAAGATAGAAAATTTTCTGGAAATTAAAATTTCACCCAAGAAGAAACTagacaaaataaagaaaagtatccatctatttcttttttgcatTTATGCAAAGTAAATTTTGCTACCACTTGTTTAAAACTATTGACATAGGCAGTGTGtctggattgtaaattatttgagataattttgtgaaaaaagtactgtagcacttttttgatatgttgtatatgagataaaaaggcgattggaaaatgtgttaaTGATGCAAGCAAATCAGTGTGTATAAATAAAGTGTaaataaagtgtaattttttactATCCAATCTTCCTGTATTTGGCATTGGAAAATGTTGCTTTGAATCCAAAATTGTTGTTTCATCAAACTATCCTCAATTTAGgaatttaatggcttgaattttAAAAACAAGGAATATATGGATTCATGCTGTTACACTTATAAGCAATAAAATCACATTTAGCCATGCAAGAGCTTTGTCATGCTTTGTAGCAAGTAATTTTCTCTCACGTTCTTTCTTTAGAACCACATTTGTCATATGAAGAAATGGTTTGATAAGCTGGCAGTTTTGAAAATGAAGGGCCGTTTGGTAACGTCCATATTTCTTAGTTCCCCTTTTTGCTTGATAATAATAGAACGTTTTCTTCGTTGTCAAAAGCGGAACAAAAGTGTGTTTGTATCGGTGTATCATTTCGCAACAAATTGGAGTAAATGTGTTTGATTAATCATAAAAAGTTATCGCACGGCCCCCCAGTTTTGTCTACatataaacttttttttttttcacagagCAGGTAAAACTCTCACGACAGGGAAATACTCAGCTATACCATGGTTCTAACATCTAAAATCCTTTCACGGAAAACAACAGCGTCATACGCGCTTGAAGAAGGGATTTAAAATTCACTTGCTTTAACATCTAAAATCCTTCCAACCCGATGGGTCAATTTGAGGTCGAACAAACTAGGAGGACAATGAAGCGCTTTGACTTACAAAGTGGCTAAATGTGTGTGTAGTAAATAACAAGTTTACGGTTCTTTCTTTGTTATTCCCCATCAAAATCAACCTCATTACAAGTGCAAATGAGCTCTATTTGCAATAGATACCCAATTATTCAGAAATTTTATGACATAAAATGAAAGAAGAATTCAACAAAGACATCACAATGCAACCCTACCTAACCACAAGATGAGATCACACAGAATCCCCAGTTTATCGGGACTCGCCAGCTTCATTCTGAAATCCTCAAGCAATCTTCATTATCTTTGAGGTGGGTCAACTGTCCGAACGTTTGCCCCAGCCATACCTTCAATGCGATCCTTTGTGATCTCCACAAAGTGACCAACCATTTCATAAAATTGTTTCAATCCTGACAGAGGGAGGATGATTGAGGAGCGATCAGAACCTGCCACCTGCGGTTTAAAAACCAGTAATGGAAAGGCACAAGACAAACAAATCAGACCTCCTGAATGTAAGACTCAAACTTTTCAGGCAAGCGGAGAAACTTCAAAAGCAATACCTCAGATATTCTTAAAAAATGGCCTCTGTTGTTGCTTCCAAGATCAAAAAAGAATCTCTTTTGATCAGCCCTGATCACTTTTGAGACACCTAGATTACCAATTTCATCAGGTGGTGGCAAATCTATGGTGCGGTCCACAGTCAAATCAGATGCCGTAGGTTGAGAACTGTGGCCAGATATAAAGCCAGCCCCAACATCATCTGACAGCCCAACAAGACGTTCTGAGGCTTCAGAATTTTGCTGCTTTAAGACGTGCCACCGAAAGACAAAAGGTAAGTTTCTCAACACCCAATAATGCAATAACATCTTGCTAAGAAAAGCACCCATGCGTGAAAACCACCTGATTCGGCAGGATAAAAAGCCTTGATGCTTCATTTATCTCAGCTAAAATGTTCCT is drawn from Coffea arabica cultivar ET-39 chromosome 1c, Coffea Arabica ET-39 HiFi, whole genome shotgun sequence and contains these coding sequences:
- the LOC113688401 gene encoding L-ascorbate oxidase homolog — translated: MERVTLVALLLCLSAGALLVQAEDPYLFFDWKVTYGTIAPLGVPQQGILINGQFPGPRINCTSNNNIVVNVFNQLDEPLLLTWAGVQQRKNSWQDGTLGTMCPILPGQNYTYHFQVKDQIGSYFYYPTVGLQKAAGGMGPLNVHSRDLIPVPFDWPADEYNVLVGDWYTKGHKALKNMLDSGRSLGRPDGIQINGKSAKVGDNVEPLFTMEPGKTYRYRVCNVGLKTSINFRIQGHPLKLVEIEGSHTVQYDFDSLDVHVGQCLSVLVTADKEPKDYYFVASSRFIQAPLSSVGIIRYTNGKGPASPELPPSPPVGSAGIAWSMNQFRSFRWNLTASAARPNPQGSYHYGQINITRTIKLVNSESRVGGKLRYAINGVSHIDTPTPLKHAEYFGVADKLFQYNLVKDDGSAVNTPAPIIAPSVVNATFRNFVEIIFENHEKTIQTYNLDGYSFFAVAVEPGTWSPEKRKNYNLLDAISRHNVQVYPGSWAAIMTTLDNAGMWNLRSEMQHRAYLGQQLYFSVLSPARSLRDEYNLPDNQPLCGGIVEKLPLPAPYTA
- the LOC140003795 gene encoding transcription factor Pur-alpha 1-like isoform X2, which gives rise to MEGNSGGTGGGGGNDVELLCKTLQVEHKLFYFDLKENPRGRYLKISEKTSATRSTIIVPFDGISWFLDLFNYYVNSDKQDVFSKELQLDSKVFYFDVGENRRGRFLKVSEASVSRNRSTIIVPAGSARDEGWAAFRNILAEINEASRLFILPNQQNSEASERLVGLSDDVGAGFISGHSSQPTASDLTVDRTIDLPPPDEIGNLGVSKVIRADQKRFFFDLGSNNRGHFLRISEVAGSDRSSIILPLSGLKQFYEMVGHFVEITKDRIEGMAGANVRTVDPPQR
- the LOC140003795 gene encoding transcription factor Pur-alpha 1-like isoform X1 codes for the protein MEGNSGGTGGGGGNDVELLCKTLQVEHKLFYFDLKENPRGRYLKISEKTSATRSTIIVPFDGISWFLDLFNYYVNSDKQDVFSKELQLDSKVFYFDVGENRRGRFLKVSEASVSRNRSTIIVPAGSARDEGWAAFRNILAEINEASRLFILPNQQQNSEASERLVGLSDDVGAGFISGHSSQPTASDLTVDRTIDLPPPDEIGNLGVSKVIRADQKRFFFDLGSNNRGHFLRISEVAGSDRSSIILPLSGLKQFYEMVGHFVEITKDRIEGMAGANVRTVDPPQR